Proteins from a single region of Sphingopyxis sp. BSN-002:
- a CDS encoding PLDc N-terminal domain-containing protein, which yields MHFLLISLALQVLCIVHVFRTGRNTAWIMAIAFLPMVGMLAYFIVEVMPGLRHDRRVQDARTKFADKMDPERRVRAANDAVDFSNTAGNRLELGDALMARERYADALVQFREAERLSPHVDRAIGMRIAEAAYEAGSFSEALIAIDGLAETISQTELDRRALLRAKVAEADGRPQDAITFYQDIVGRVPGDEVRCRLAALLIAEGDRRGARALLQEVEQRMKRTPPVTLKAEAAMYDWVTRTLAEMR from the coding sequence GTGCATTTCCTGCTGATCTCGCTGGCACTGCAGGTGCTGTGCATCGTCCATGTCTTCCGTACGGGCCGCAACACGGCATGGATCATGGCGATCGCCTTTCTGCCGATGGTTGGCATGCTCGCCTATTTCATTGTCGAGGTGATGCCGGGCCTGAGGCATGACCGGCGCGTCCAGGATGCACGGACGAAGTTCGCCGACAAGATGGACCCCGAGCGGCGCGTGCGCGCCGCCAACGATGCGGTCGACTTCAGCAATACTGCGGGCAACCGGCTCGAGCTCGGTGACGCGCTGATGGCGCGCGAGCGCTATGCCGATGCGCTCGTCCAGTTTCGCGAGGCCGAACGGCTATCCCCGCATGTCGACCGGGCGATCGGGATGCGGATCGCCGAAGCAGCGTATGAAGCCGGGAGTTTCAGCGAAGCGCTGATAGCGATCGACGGGCTGGCGGAGACGATCTCGCAAACCGAACTGGACCGGCGTGCACTGTTGCGCGCGAAGGTCGCCGAAGCCGATGGCCGTCCGCAAGACGCGATCACCTTTTATCAGGATATCGTCGGGCGTGTGCCCGGTGACGAGGTACGTTGCCGCCTGGCGGCGCTTTTGATCGCCGAGGGCGACCGGCGCGGCGCCCGGGCCCTGCTGCAGGAGGTCGAGCAGCGAATGAAGCGGACCCCGCCGGTGACGCTGAAGGCCGAAGCGGCGATGTATGACTGGGTCACACGGACGCTTGCCGAAATGCGCTAG
- a CDS encoding MFS transporter — MQPDTVTPPPQGWWDSIRPYLERAPMAAFLLGLSSGFPYAMIGATLTTRLAQDGIDKKTVTAFTLAFLVYNLKPLWSWIVDGVRLPGLGVLGQRVSWMILASVLVMAAVANLALQEPKADIYQTAIAAILVGLAGATFDIVIDAYRIEILKPEQLGIGSGMSQYGWRIGSAGAGALALFLAARYGWEPAYLACALFALPAVIAALWLGEPDRHRDPAQRKGGNAILQSIIGPFTEFFRRQGAWLVLLFILVHKIGDTLANLTFRLLFDDLGYTNDEIAIYDVGIGFWAYLIGIFVGGIMYARMGMKRSVLVSLILMAVSNFSFAMLAATGKSNLGMAGAIGFENFASGIGGVVVVAYFSALCDLRFTAAHYALISSAASIVGRFVTGTTAGGLIETFGYVQFYLLTTVAAVPGVLLFWWMMRTGLVDLSVGSAGKVEGSEEAPKLAG, encoded by the coding sequence TTGCAGCCCGATACAGTGACACCGCCGCCGCAGGGCTGGTGGGACAGCATCCGGCCCTATCTGGAGCGCGCGCCGATGGCGGCGTTCCTTCTCGGCCTGTCATCGGGGTTTCCCTATGCCATGATCGGCGCAACGCTGACGACACGGCTGGCGCAGGACGGGATCGACAAGAAGACCGTGACGGCCTTCACGCTCGCCTTCCTCGTGTACAATCTGAAGCCGCTCTGGTCGTGGATCGTCGACGGGGTTCGCTTGCCGGGACTGGGTGTGCTCGGTCAGCGCGTTTCGTGGATGATTCTGGCTTCGGTGCTGGTGATGGCAGCGGTCGCGAACCTCGCGCTTCAGGAGCCCAAGGCGGATATCTATCAGACGGCGATCGCCGCCATTCTTGTCGGCCTGGCTGGCGCGACTTTCGATATCGTCATTGACGCCTATCGCATCGAGATACTGAAGCCCGAACAGCTTGGAATCGGTTCGGGCATGAGCCAGTATGGCTGGCGCATCGGATCGGCGGGGGCCGGTGCGCTCGCGCTCTTTCTCGCCGCGCGTTACGGGTGGGAGCCCGCCTATCTTGCCTGCGCGCTCTTTGCCTTGCCCGCGGTCATCGCGGCGTTGTGGCTGGGTGAGCCCGACCGGCATCGCGATCCTGCCCAGCGCAAGGGCGGGAACGCGATCCTCCAGTCGATCATCGGGCCCTTCACCGAATTCTTCCGCCGGCAGGGCGCGTGGCTCGTCCTGCTGTTCATCCTCGTCCACAAGATCGGCGATACGCTTGCCAATCTGACCTTCCGCCTGCTGTTCGACGACCTCGGCTACACCAACGACGAGATCGCGATCTACGACGTCGGGATCGGCTTTTGGGCCTATCTGATCGGCATCTTCGTAGGCGGCATCATGTATGCTCGCATGGGCATGAAGCGCTCGGTGCTCGTCAGTCTGATCCTGATGGCGGTATCGAACTTCAGCTTCGCGATGCTGGCGGCGACCGGAAAGAGCAATCTCGGAATGGCCGGCGCGATCGGGTTCGAGAATTTCGCGAGCGGGATCGGCGGCGTTGTCGTGGTCGCCTATTTCTCGGCTCTCTGCGACCTGCGCTTCACCGCGGCGCATTATGCGCTGATCTCGTCGGCGGCGAGCATCGTCGGGCGTTTCGTGACCGGCACCACCGCTGGCGGTCTGATCGAAACCTTCGGCTATGTGCAATTCTATCTGCTGACGACCGTCGCCGCGGTACCGGGCGTCCTGCTCTTCTGGTGGATGATGCGGACCGGGCTGGTCGACCTGTCGGTCGGGTCGGCGGGCAAGGTCGAGGGCAGCGAAGAAGCGCCCAAGCTGGCAGGCTGA
- a CDS encoding response regulator, whose amino-acid sequence MLFASRPTCIKRLLVIEDDPLTAFDNEHTLKHSGYDIVATVDSGEAAVGVMAVEQIDALVLDLGLAGDMTGREVARIARDRGIAVLLVTGQCPADAADIAVACLGKPHSAGALVSALKAVESMACKNQAPRKVSGLTTFWRPQAA is encoded by the coding sequence ATGCTCTTTGCGTCCCGCCCCACGTGCATCAAGCGCCTGCTGGTCATCGAGGATGATCCGCTGACGGCGTTCGATAACGAGCACACGCTGAAGCACAGCGGGTACGATATCGTTGCGACGGTCGATTCGGGAGAGGCCGCGGTGGGCGTCATGGCCGTCGAGCAGATCGACGCGCTTGTCCTCGACCTTGGCCTCGCGGGTGACATGACGGGCCGCGAAGTTGCCCGCATCGCGCGCGACCGCGGCATTGCCGTGCTGCTCGTCACCGGCCAGTGCCCGGCAGATGCCGCGGATATCGCCGTCGCCTGCCTTGGCAAGCCGCATAGCGCCGGCGCGCTCGTGTCGGCGCTGAAGGCGGTCGAGAGCATGGCTTGCAAGAACCAGGCACCGCGCAAGGTCAGCGGCCTGACGACATTCTGGCGGCCGCAGGCCGCTTGA
- a CDS encoding pseudouridine synthase produces MTTRRPPRNTPRSTPERDAPRGRRAARADAPPRKLKAEPEREDGPQRIAKLLARAGVGSRRDVERMIEEGRIALNGETIAQPAPLLASLEGLTVDGNPVAKPVSTRLYRFHKPAGCLTAARDPKGRKTIYDILPKGLPRLMPVGRLDYNTEGLLLLTNDGEFKRQLELPASGVERTYRARAFGDISQEQLEELVMGIEIDGIRYGKIDANLERRTGRNQWIEMMLTEGKNREVRRVLEHLGLQVSRLIRTRYGQFTLEGLDMGGVEIVPRDELFQFRRYLSK; encoded by the coding sequence ATGACGACCCGCCGCCCACCCCGTAACACGCCCCGCTCGACCCCCGAGCGCGATGCCCCGCGCGGCCGCCGTGCCGCCCGCGCCGACGCTCCCCCGCGCAAATTGAAGGCCGAACCCGAGCGCGAGGATGGACCGCAGCGCATCGCAAAACTGCTCGCCCGCGCCGGTGTCGGCTCGCGCCGCGATGTCGAGCGGATGATCGAGGAAGGCCGCATCGCGCTGAACGGCGAGACGATCGCCCAGCCTGCACCGCTCCTCGCGTCGCTCGAGGGTCTGACGGTTGATGGCAATCCGGTCGCCAAACCTGTGTCGACGCGACTCTATCGCTTCCACAAGCCTGCCGGATGCCTCACGGCTGCGCGCGACCCCAAGGGCCGCAAAACGATCTACGACATCCTGCCGAAGGGCTTGCCGCGCCTGATGCCCGTCGGGCGCCTCGACTATAATACCGAGGGGTTATTGCTCCTGACCAACGACGGCGAGTTCAAGCGCCAGCTCGAACTGCCTGCCAGCGGGGTCGAACGCACCTATCGCGCACGCGCTTTTGGCGACATCAGCCAGGAGCAGCTTGAAGAGCTGGTCATGGGGATCGAGATCGACGGCATCCGCTATGGCAAGATCGACGCCAATCTCGAACGCCGTACCGGGCGCAACCAGTGGATCGAGATGATGCTGACTGAGGGCAAGAACCGCGAGGTCCGTCGCGTCCTCGAACATCTGGGCCTGCAAGTCAGCCGCCTGATCCGCACGCGTTATGGCCAGTTCACACTTGAAGGGCTCGACATGGGCGGGGTCGAGATTGTCCCGCGCGACGAATTGTTCCAGTTCCGTCGCTACCTTAGCAAATGA
- the rsmD gene encoding 16S rRNA (guanine(966)-N(2))-methyltransferase RsmD: MRVISGEWRGRKLLAPKNDATRPTADRTRETLFSMLASRVGSFEGLYVADLFAGSGALGIEALSRGAEHCLFGEQDRDALDALKKNLATLGASARADVRAGSVLGLGPAKRSFDLILFDAPYDTGAGSVALDKLNRLGWIGADSLISIETSGKETVEVAGFEVETERKVGKAKLTLLRPA, encoded by the coding sequence ATGAGGGTGATTTCGGGCGAATGGCGCGGCCGCAAATTGCTCGCGCCCAAGAATGACGCGACGCGGCCGACAGCGGATCGTACGCGCGAAACATTGTTCTCGATGCTCGCAAGCCGCGTCGGCAGTTTCGAGGGCCTCTACGTCGCCGACCTGTTCGCAGGCTCGGGTGCGCTCGGGATCGAGGCGCTGTCGCGAGGTGCAGAGCATTGCCTGTTCGGTGAACAGGACCGTGACGCGCTCGACGCGCTGAAGAAAAATCTTGCAACGCTCGGCGCGTCCGCACGCGCCGACGTGCGCGCGGGATCGGTGCTCGGCCTCGGTCCGGCCAAACGAAGCTTCGACCTGATCCTTTTCGACGCGCCTTACGATACCGGCGCAGGCAGCGTTGCGCTCGACAAGCTCAATCGGTTGGGCTGGATCGGCGCCGACAGCCTGATTTCGATCGAGACATCGGGAAAGGAAACCGTCGAAGTCGCGGGCTTCGAGGTCGAAACCGAGCGGAAGGTCGGCAAGGCGAAGCTGACCCTGCTCAGGCCGGCGTAG
- a CDS encoding MFS transporter — translation MAPYRAHRRILTASLVGTAVEFYDFYIYATAAALVFGPLFFPVESASAQQMLAFMSFGLAFFARPVGAIVFGHYGDRIGRKSTLVASLMLMGGSTLLIAFLPTYAMVGWVAPLLLCILRFGQGFGLGGEWGGAALLAVENAPPGWKSRFGMFPQLGAPVGFIAANGLFLLLGLTLSDQDFASWGWRIPFLFSALLVGLGLWVRLRIGETPDFAEALEKDAPVGVPIGELLRHHWLATLAGTFAVVACFAIFYLATSFALSHGTKELGYPKEAFLLVQLGAILFMAGGIIFAGYASDASSPQRILTWGCGATILVGFLFGPALASGSWTIIFAGLATSLFVMGLVYGPLGSWLTSLFPVRVRYTGASVTFNGGGILGGAMAPIAAQALADGHGTAAVGLYLALAGVVSWFGLLMVRRAATPA, via the coding sequence CTGGCACCCTATCGCGCGCACCGACGCATATTGACCGCGAGCCTCGTCGGCACCGCGGTCGAATTCTATGATTTCTACATCTACGCCACAGCGGCTGCGCTGGTGTTCGGCCCTCTGTTCTTTCCCGTCGAATCGGCGTCAGCGCAGCAGATGCTCGCCTTCATGAGCTTCGGCCTGGCCTTCTTCGCCCGGCCTGTCGGCGCGATTGTGTTCGGCCATTATGGCGACCGGATCGGGCGGAAGTCGACGCTTGTCGCGTCGCTGATGCTGATGGGAGGGTCGACGCTGCTGATCGCCTTTCTGCCGACCTATGCGATGGTCGGCTGGGTCGCACCGCTGCTGCTCTGCATCCTGCGTTTCGGGCAGGGTTTCGGGCTCGGAGGAGAGTGGGGCGGCGCGGCATTGTTGGCGGTCGAAAATGCACCGCCGGGATGGAAATCACGCTTCGGCATGTTTCCGCAGCTCGGCGCTCCGGTCGGATTCATCGCCGCGAACGGGTTGTTCCTTCTTCTCGGCCTGACGCTGAGCGATCAGGATTTCGCCAGCTGGGGCTGGCGCATTCCGTTCCTCTTTTCGGCGTTGCTCGTCGGACTGGGGCTCTGGGTGCGGCTCAGGATCGGCGAGACGCCCGACTTCGCCGAGGCGCTTGAAAAAGATGCACCGGTCGGCGTGCCGATCGGCGAGTTGCTGCGCCACCATTGGCTTGCAACCCTGGCAGGCACGTTCGCGGTCGTCGCCTGCTTCGCCATCTTCTATCTCGCGACCTCTTTCGCCCTTTCGCACGGCACGAAGGAACTGGGCTATCCGAAGGAGGCATTCCTTCTGGTCCAGCTCGGCGCGATCCTGTTCATGGCGGGTGGGATCATTTTCGCCGGCTACGCGAGCGATGCATCGAGCCCGCAGCGTATCCTGACGTGGGGCTGCGGCGCGACGATCCTCGTCGGCTTCCTCTTCGGGCCGGCGCTCGCGTCGGGAAGCTGGACGATCATCTTCGCCGGCCTCGCGACTTCACTGTTCGTCATGGGGTTGGTCTATGGCCCGCTCGGCAGCTGGTTGACGTCGCTGTTTCCTGTGCGCGTGCGCTACACGGGTGCGTCGGTCACCTTCAACGGCGGCGGCATCTTGGGCGGCGCGATGGCGCCGATCGCCGCGCAGGCGCTTGCAGACGGGCACGGGACGGCCGCAGTCGGGCTGTATCTGGCCTTGGCAGGCGTCGTCAGCTGGTTCGGGCTGTTGATGGTCCGTCGCGCCGCTACGCCGGCCTGA
- a CDS encoding DUF2520 domain-containing protein yields the protein MESPPVQQLGIIGAGRAAQALALGLAGHSVEPPLMWGRSLEKLGAASAATGSEVAVSIHRIAVDCDVIAIAVSDDAIAAVIDELAPMLTAGSAPFVFHVSGRSGAAILEPLRSHGALTAAIHPAMTFTGHPEREVARMAEARFAITGSSDQATAKAQHIVAMLGGTAVEIGEAQRTLYHAALCHASNHLVTLLAGASNALTRAGVADPEALIAPLVRAALENSLDRGFDALSGPLLRGDAQTVASHISALAADCPELLPAYRAMALATVDELERAGAPVDVAALHNVLG from the coding sequence ATGGAAAGCCCTCCGGTCCAGCAACTCGGCATCATCGGCGCAGGACGCGCCGCGCAGGCACTCGCGCTGGGGCTTGCCGGCCATTCGGTCGAGCCGCCGCTGATGTGGGGGCGCTCGCTCGAGAAGCTCGGCGCAGCCTCCGCTGCGACCGGCAGCGAGGTCGCGGTGTCGATTCACCGGATCGCGGTCGATTGCGATGTCATCGCGATTGCGGTGTCCGACGACGCGATCGCGGCGGTGATCGACGAACTGGCGCCGATGCTGACAGCAGGGAGCGCGCCCTTCGTCTTTCACGTCAGCGGACGCAGCGGCGCGGCGATCCTCGAACCGCTCCGCTCACATGGCGCGCTGACAGCAGCTATCCATCCGGCGATGACATTCACGGGACATCCCGAACGCGAAGTGGCGCGAATGGCCGAAGCGCGATTTGCGATCACGGGATCATCGGACCAGGCAACTGCGAAAGCGCAGCATATCGTTGCGATGCTCGGCGGGACGGCCGTCGAAATCGGCGAGGCACAGCGGACGCTCTATCATGCGGCGCTCTGCCACGCATCGAACCACCTCGTGACGCTGCTTGCCGGGGCATCGAACGCGCTGACACGGGCCGGCGTCGCCGATCCCGAAGCGTTGATCGCACCGCTGGTTCGCGCCGCACTGGAAAACAGCCTCGATCGCGGGTTCGACGCATTGTCGGGACCGTTGCTGCGCGGCGATGCGCAGACGGTCGCGAGCCATATTTCAGCGCTCGCTGCCGATTGCCCCGAACTGCTGCCGGCCTATCGCGCGATGGCGCTTGCGACGGTCGACGAGCTGGAACGCGCGGGCGCTCCCGTTGACGTTGCGGCGCTCCACAACGTGCTCGGTTGA
- a CDS encoding UvrD-helicase domain-containing protein → MNHLPASTPDLTRPDPSDPPYLQGLNGPQRQAVLTTEGPVLMLAGAGTGKTAALTARLAHIIATRRAWPSEILAVTFTNKAAREMRERIGRMIGDAVEGMPWLGTFHSIAAKMLRRHAELVGLQSNFTILDTDDQLRVLKQLIQAEGLDEKRWPARQLAGLIDKWKNRGLTPADLDVADKEAYADGKGQHFYALYQARLKTLNACDFGDLLLHMLVILKTHRDVLEQYQQRFKYVLVDEYQDTNASQYLWLRLLAQSRKNICCVGDDDQSIYSWRGAEVANILRFEKDFPGATVIRLEQNYRSTPQILAAASALIAQNSDRLGKTLWTDLDAGDKVRVVGVWDGPEEARRIGEELETLQHRKVSLDRTAILVRAQFQTREFEDRFIAIGMPYRIVGGFRFYERAEIRDALAYLRLVQSSADDLAFERIVNVPKRGLGDKALARIHQFARIERAPLLHAASRITETDELTPQARRQLANFIAQMRSWQGKANELSHPELTQLILDESGYTAMLQADRSAEAAGRLENLSELVRAMEEYESLEAFLEHVSLVMDRDNDDQTETVTIMTIHAAKGLEFDHVFLAGWEDGVFPSQRSMDEGGTASLEEERRLAYVAITRARQRASIYHAANRRIYGQWMSSIPSRFIAEIPPEHVDSENSFGGGQSLWRANWSAQGDPFAHVAERQPSRTMTRGPAWQRAVASSSTVTRAPAPSERGPAASVGAKPRSDLAIGMRVFHEKFGYGEIVDIDGNKLDVEFDQAGSKKVLDGFVRAA, encoded by the coding sequence GTGAACCACCTCCCCGCCTCGACGCCCGATCTGACCCGCCCCGACCCGTCGGACCCGCCCTATCTGCAGGGCCTCAACGGCCCGCAGCGGCAGGCCGTGCTGACGACCGAAGGTCCGGTGCTGATGCTCGCGGGTGCGGGCACCGGCAAGACCGCGGCGCTGACCGCCCGGCTCGCGCATATCATCGCGACCCGGCGCGCGTGGCCGTCCGAAATCCTCGCCGTGACCTTTACGAACAAGGCGGCGCGTGAGATGCGCGAACGCATCGGGCGGATGATTGGCGATGCGGTCGAGGGCATGCCCTGGCTCGGCACCTTTCACAGTATCGCGGCGAAGATGCTCCGCCGTCATGCCGAGCTTGTGGGGTTGCAGAGCAATTTCACGATTCTCGATACCGACGACCAGCTCCGCGTCCTCAAGCAACTCATCCAGGCCGAGGGACTCGACGAGAAACGCTGGCCTGCACGCCAGCTCGCCGGGCTCATCGACAAGTGGAAGAACCGCGGGCTGACACCCGCCGATCTCGATGTCGCCGACAAGGAAGCCTATGCCGATGGCAAGGGGCAGCATTTCTATGCGCTCTATCAGGCGCGACTGAAGACGCTGAACGCGTGCGATTTCGGCGATCTGCTGCTGCACATGCTCGTCATCCTGAAGACGCATCGCGACGTGCTCGAGCAGTATCAGCAGCGCTTCAAATATGTGCTGGTCGACGAATATCAGGACACCAACGCCAGCCAGTATCTGTGGCTGCGGCTGCTCGCCCAATCCCGGAAAAATATCTGCTGCGTCGGCGACGACGACCAGTCGATCTATTCATGGCGCGGCGCCGAGGTCGCGAACATCCTGCGCTTCGAAAAGGATTTTCCGGGGGCGACGGTGATCCGCCTCGAACAGAATTACCGCTCGACGCCGCAGATCCTCGCCGCCGCATCCGCGCTGATCGCACAGAACAGCGACCGGCTCGGCAAGACACTGTGGACCGATCTCGATGCCGGCGACAAGGTGCGCGTCGTCGGGGTATGGGATGGTCCCGAGGAGGCGCGGCGGATCGGCGAGGAACTGGAGACTCTCCAGCACCGCAAGGTCAGCCTCGATCGCACCGCCATCCTCGTCCGCGCGCAGTTCCAGACGCGCGAGTTCGAAGACCGCTTCATCGCGATCGGCATGCCCTACCGCATCGTCGGCGGCTTCCGCTTCTACGAGCGCGCCGAAATCCGTGACGCTCTCGCTTATCTCCGCCTCGTTCAGTCGTCCGCCGACGACCTCGCTTTCGAACGGATCGTCAATGTCCCGAAGCGCGGTCTCGGCGACAAGGCGCTCGCGCGTATCCACCAGTTCGCGCGGATCGAGCGCGCGCCGCTACTCCATGCCGCTTCGCGGATCACCGAAACCGACGAGTTGACCCCGCAGGCGCGCCGCCAGCTCGCAAACTTTATCGCCCAGATGCGCAGCTGGCAGGGCAAGGCGAACGAGCTGTCGCATCCCGAGCTGACCCAGCTGATCCTCGACGAGTCGGGCTATACCGCGATGCTGCAGGCCGATCGCAGTGCCGAAGCGGCGGGGCGGCTCGAGAACCTGTCCGAGCTCGTCCGCGCAATGGAGGAATATGAGTCACTCGAAGCCTTTCTCGAGCATGTCAGCCTCGTGATGGACCGCGACAATGACGACCAGACCGAGACGGTGACGATCATGACGATCCACGCCGCCAAGGGCCTGGAGTTCGACCATGTCTTCCTCGCGGGCTGGGAAGACGGCGTCTTTCCGTCGCAGCGATCGATGGACGAAGGCGGCACCGCCAGCCTCGAAGAGGAACGCCGTCTCGCCTATGTCGCGATCACGCGCGCACGCCAGCGCGCGAGCATCTATCACGCCGCGAACCGGCGTATCTATGGCCAGTGGATGAGCAGCATCCCGAGCCGCTTCATCGCGGAAATCCCGCCCGAACATGTCGACAGCGAAAACAGCTTCGGCGGCGGGCAGAGCCTGTGGCGCGCGAACTGGTCGGCGCAGGGCGATCCCTTCGCGCATGTCGCCGAACGCCAGCCATCGCGCACCATGACGCGTGGGCCGGCGTGGCAGCGCGCTGTCGCCTCGTCATCGACCGTCACGCGGGCCCCCGCCCCCAGCGAACGCGGTCCAGCCGCCTCGGTCGGCGCCAAACCCCGCTCCGACCTTGCGATCGGGATGCGCGTGTTCCACGAAAAGTTCGGCTATGGCGAGATCGTCGATATCGACGGCAACAAGCTCGACGTCGAGTTCGATCAGGCTGGCAGCAAGAAGGTTCTGGACGGCTTCGTGCGAGCCGCCTGA
- a CDS encoding DUF4349 domain-containing protein has product MRNKLLAGAMALALVGCGEKPADEAATTDTPAAESVAEEGGSADAAATPRIGVEAAPGVAFDYAYTFRLADKLISKVQEEHAAACETLGVQRCRIVDVRYQLTDEKLVEAQTQFKLEPGIARKFGAKAIESVEKAEGVLADASVAGEDVGTEILASQQRSAGSEAEIARLEERLKAGGLSKSERAEILAQIGQLRGQVGDERQSRRSGEARIAWTSVAFNYVSDGGLPGIGHENPFSDAGETLMRSGSTALTFILTLGAVVLPWGVLAMLVIAFWRSRFMTAVRRQMRNTKPGASDPATPPAS; this is encoded by the coding sequence ATGCGAAATAAGCTCTTAGCGGGCGCGATGGCGCTCGCCCTGGTCGGCTGCGGCGAAAAGCCAGCCGACGAAGCTGCGACGACCGATACCCCCGCCGCCGAGAGTGTCGCCGAAGAAGGCGGCTCTGCCGATGCCGCCGCTACGCCTCGGATCGGCGTCGAAGCGGCTCCCGGCGTCGCGTTCGACTATGCCTACACCTTCCGCCTTGCCGACAAGCTGATTTCGAAAGTCCAGGAAGAACATGCCGCCGCGTGCGAAACGCTCGGCGTCCAGCGGTGTCGCATCGTCGATGTGCGCTACCAGCTGACCGACGAGAAACTCGTCGAGGCGCAAACCCAGTTCAAGCTGGAACCGGGCATCGCCCGCAAGTTCGGCGCAAAGGCCATCGAGAGTGTCGAGAAGGCCGAGGGCGTGCTCGCGGATGCCAGCGTTGCCGGCGAGGACGTCGGCACCGAAATCCTCGCTTCGCAGCAACGCAGTGCAGGCTCCGAAGCCGAAATCGCACGTCTGGAAGAGCGGCTGAAGGCCGGCGGCCTCAGCAAGAGCGAACGCGCCGAAATCCTGGCGCAGATCGGTCAGCTCCGCGGCCAGGTCGGCGACGAGCGCCAGAGCCGCCGCTCCGGCGAAGCGCGAATCGCCTGGACCAGCGTCGCATTCAACTATGTCAGCGACGGCGGCCTGCCCGGCATCGGCCACGAGAACCCCTTCTCCGACGCTGGCGAAACGCTGATGCGCAGCGGCAGCACCGCCCTCACCTTCATTCTGACGCTCGGCGCGGTCGTGCTTCCGTGGGGCGTGCTTGCAATGCTGGTCATCGCCTTCTGGCGCAGCCGTTTCATGACCGCCGTCCGGCGTCAGATGCGGAACACGAAGCCCGGGGCGAGCGACCCCGCCACCCCGCCCGCAAGCTGA
- a CDS encoding aspartyl/asparaginyl beta-hydroxylase domain-containing protein: MTGQTSWLDQARDAHRRGDVEAEAAALDSAIRADRGNIAAMLAMAELKRRLQDDRAAGSFYRLALGTAAQARSVPPALHSGLRRAEEYLATTERAFADHLLGQLRNAGIDQRGATPRVAEALRMLAGEQPLYVQQPSMFYFPGLAQRGFFDRAEFDWVPAVEAATDAIRKELLALIDAASDRFGPYVTASPDRPPPNNPLLDKPDWGAAWLWREGVVADDMADLCPQALAALAKAPQPVIPGRAPLALFSRLTPGTHIAPHHGMLNTRLICHLPLIVPEGCGLRVGAETREWREGELTIFDDSFEHEAWNRGTSDRTVLLFEIWRPDIDADEREQLTRIFSAIDSYSES; encoded by the coding sequence ATGACGGGGCAAACCTCATGGCTGGACCAGGCACGCGACGCCCATCGCCGCGGCGACGTGGAGGCGGAAGCCGCAGCGCTCGACAGTGCCATCCGCGCCGACCGCGGCAATATCGCCGCCATGCTGGCGATGGCCGAACTCAAGCGACGCCTGCAGGACGACCGCGCGGCAGGCAGCTTCTATCGCCTGGCGCTGGGCACGGCGGCGCAGGCGCGAAGCGTCCCCCCCGCCCTGCATTCGGGGCTTCGGCGCGCAGAAGAATATCTGGCAACCACCGAACGCGCCTTTGCGGACCATCTGCTCGGCCAGCTTCGCAACGCCGGTATCGACCAGCGCGGCGCGACGCCGCGCGTGGCCGAAGCTCTGCGCATGCTCGCCGGCGAGCAACCGCTCTATGTCCAGCAGCCGAGCATGTTCTATTTCCCCGGCCTTGCGCAGCGTGGCTTTTTCGACCGCGCAGAGTTCGACTGGGTCCCGGCGGTGGAGGCGGCGACCGATGCAATCCGCAAGGAATTGCTGGCGCTGATCGATGCGGCATCCGATCGTTTCGGTCCCTATGTGACCGCCAGCCCCGATCGGCCGCCGCCGAACAATCCCCTGCTCGACAAGCCCGATTGGGGCGCGGCGTGGTTATGGCGGGAAGGCGTGGTCGCGGACGACATGGCGGACCTTTGTCCGCAAGCGCTCGCCGCTCTGGCAAAGGCGCCACAGCCGGTCATTCCGGGGCGAGCGCCGCTCGCGCTCTTTTCGCGATTGACGCCCGGCACGCACATCGCGCCGCATCACGGCATGCTCAATACGCGGCTGATCTGTCATCTGCCGCTGATCGTGCCGGAAGGTTGTGGTCTCCGCGTCGGTGCAGAAACGCGGGAATGGCGCGAGGGCGAACTGACGATCTTCGACGACAGTTTCGAGCATGAAGCCTGGAATCGCGGGACGAGCGACCGCACCGTCCTGCTGTTCGAAATCTGGCGCCCCGACATCGACGCCGACGAGCGCGAACAGCTGACGCGTATATTCTCCGCCATCGACAGCTATAGCGAATCGTAA